A section of the Triticum dicoccoides isolate Atlit2015 ecotype Zavitan chromosome 7A, WEW_v2.0, whole genome shotgun sequence genome encodes:
- the LOC119331615 gene encoding dormancy-associated protein homolog 3-like isoform X1: MGLLDQLWDETVAGPRPDHGLGRLRKYSSFSPSTAAAADVAPAVTRSITIARPPSLSVPSGESSSVPPSPASAPDSPFAAVLIDRDRFCWIGDASLVPRARCSHIIRSVTTVPVAEMSGNLLLNLKFPSLN, translated from the exons ATGGGGCTCCTCGACCAGCTCTGGGACGAGACTGTCGCCGGCCCGCGGCCGGACCACGGCCTCGGCAGGCTCCGCAAGTACTCCTCCTTCTCGCCCTCGACCGCGGCGGCCGCGGACGTCGCGCCGGCGGTGACCCGCAGCATCACTATCGCCCGGCCGCCATCTCTCTCGGTGCCATCCGGCGAATCAAGCTCCGTGCCGCCGTCCCCGGCCAGCGCGCCGGACTCCCCGTTCGCAGCAG TGTTGATCGACCGTGATCGCTTCTGTTGGATCGGCGATGCGTCGCTTGTCCCTCGAGCGCGATGCAGCCACATAATCAGATCCGTGACCACTGTCCCAGTCGCAGAAATGTCGGGAAATTTGCTGTTGAACCTGAAATTCCCCTCATTAAATTGA
- the LOC119331615 gene encoding dormancy-associated protein homolog 3-like isoform X2: MGLLDQLWDETVAGPRPDHGLGRLRKYSSFSPSTAAAADVAPAVTRSITIARPPSLSVPSGESSSVPPSPASAPDSPFAAATSSIRKVDGWRAFRRKSKMANVDVVRAEATVGPRSPTVYDWVVISSLDR, from the exons ATGGGGCTCCTCGACCAGCTCTGGGACGAGACTGTCGCCGGCCCGCGGCCGGACCACGGCCTCGGCAGGCTCCGCAAGTACTCCTCCTTCTCGCCCTCGACCGCGGCGGCCGCGGACGTCGCGCCGGCGGTGACCCGCAGCATCACTATCGCCCGGCCGCCATCTCTCTCGGTGCCATCCGGCGAATCAAGCTCCGTGCCGCCGTCCCCGGCCAGCGCGCCGGACTCCCCGTTCGCAGCAG CTACCAGTAGCATACGGAAAGTGGACGGATGGAGGGCGTTCCGCCGGAAATCCAAGATGGCCAACGTCGACGTCGTCCGGGCGGAGGCGACCGTCGGGCCCAGGAGCCCCACCGTGTACGACTG GGTGGTGATCAGTTCATTGGACCGATGA